Below is a window of Mycobacteriales bacterium DNA.
GGCCGAGATGCTGCGCGAGGCGGCCGGGGACGGCCGGCTCACCATGGACGAGCTCGATGAGCGACTGGACGCCGTGTACGCGGCGAAGACCTACGCCGAGCT
It encodes the following:
- a CDS encoding DUF1707 domain-containing protein, which translates into the protein MRASDADRERVAEMLREAAGDGRLTMDELDERLDAVYAAKTYAEL